A single window of Candidatus Methylomirabilis tolerans DNA harbors:
- a CDS encoding 2-oxoacid:acceptor oxidoreductase subunit alpha produces the protein MSDIESTQSTPVVRPQPMSELETVVIRFAGDSGDGMQLTGTEFTKSVALEGSNLSTFPDYPAEIRAPAGTLAGVSAYQVHFSSQEVFTPGDQPDVLVVMNPAALRINLPDLPRGGIIIANVGSFTQSNLEKAGYKANPLEDGSLSGYQVFAIDISRQVALALDGMGLTVKEIGRCKNFYALGLMFWLYNHPMEREEKSIRAKFQKNPKIAEANITAFRAGYYYGETAELFPSRYVVPPAVIAPGTYRHITGNEATAIGLITAAQLASLPLFCGTYPITPASDILHTLAMYPHYDVMTFQAEDEIAAITASIGASYAGALGVTTTSGPGMALKSEAIGLAVMAELPLVIVNVQRGGPSTGLPTKTEQADLFQAVFGRNGECPAVVIAPATPGDCFWMAIEAARIALRHMCTVIYLSDGYLANGAEPWKLPEVASLQKIPVTFRTDPEGFFPYLRNPETLARPWVVPGTPGMEHRIGGLEKEDVIGNVSYEAKNHEHMVRIRAEKIARIVHEIPEATVYGDPSGDLLIVGWGSTYGATTQAVKSLRGRGHRVSALHLRYLNPMPANVGQVLANFERVLVAEMNLGQLLTMLRAQFLVDAVGFHKVQGRPFKVSEIVVKAEELLGAREQAALCTHAEMV, from the coding sequence ATGAGCGACATTGAGAGCACGCAGTCTACACCCGTAGTCCGGCCCCAACCGATGAGCGAGCTGGAAACGGTCGTTATCCGATTTGCCGGCGATTCAGGCGACGGGATGCAGCTGACCGGCACGGAATTTACCAAGAGCGTTGCGCTGGAAGGGAGTAACCTGTCGACATTCCCGGATTACCCGGCTGAGATTCGGGCTCCGGCAGGAACGCTGGCGGGCGTATCGGCCTACCAGGTTCACTTCTCAAGCCAGGAGGTATTTACCCCTGGCGATCAGCCCGACGTCCTGGTGGTCATGAATCCGGCCGCGCTGCGGATTAACCTGCCGGACCTACCGCGCGGCGGGATCATTATCGCGAATGTCGGTTCGTTTACTCAATCCAACCTTGAGAAGGCGGGGTATAAAGCTAACCCGCTTGAAGATGGCAGCCTTTCCGGCTACCAGGTATTTGCGATCGATATCTCCAGGCAGGTCGCACTTGCTCTGGACGGGATGGGGCTGACCGTCAAAGAGATCGGACGCTGCAAGAACTTTTACGCTCTCGGTCTCATGTTCTGGCTGTACAACCACCCGATGGAGCGCGAGGAAAAGAGCATCCGGGCCAAGTTCCAGAAGAACCCGAAGATTGCGGAAGCCAACATTACGGCATTTCGGGCCGGTTACTATTACGGCGAGACCGCCGAACTGTTTCCGTCCCGCTACGTCGTGCCCCCTGCTGTCATCGCGCCCGGCACCTATCGCCACATCACCGGCAACGAAGCCACGGCAATCGGTCTCATCACGGCGGCGCAACTTGCGTCGTTGCCGCTCTTTTGTGGAACCTACCCGATCACGCCGGCCTCCGATATTCTGCACACCCTGGCGATGTATCCGCACTACGATGTGATGACATTTCAGGCCGAGGATGAGATCGCCGCGATTACCGCATCAATTGGGGCCTCGTACGCGGGCGCACTCGGGGTGACCACGACCTCCGGTCCGGGTATGGCGCTCAAGAGCGAAGCGATCGGCTTGGCGGTAATGGCCGAGCTGCCGTTGGTCATCGTCAACGTCCAGCGCGGCGGACCGTCCACCGGTCTTCCCACGAAAACCGAGCAGGCCGACCTCTTCCAGGCAGTCTTCGGGCGGAACGGCGAATGCCCGGCAGTCGTCATCGCCCCGGCAACACCTGGCGACTGCTTCTGGATGGCCATCGAGGCCGCACGGATCGCGTTACGTCATATGTGTACGGTGATCTACCTGTCGGACGGCTACCTGGCCAACGGCGCCGAACCCTGGAAGCTCCCGGAGGTCGCATCGCTGCAGAAAATCCCGGTGACGTTCCGAACCGATCCTGAAGGGTTCTTCCCCTATCTGCGCAATCCCGAGACGCTGGCGCGTCCGTGGGTCGTCCCCGGAACACCGGGCATGGAACACCGGATCGGCGGTCTTGAGAAGGAGGATGTGATCGGGAATGTCTCGTACGAAGCAAAGAACCACGAACATATGGTCCGAATACGGGCCGAGAAGATCGCACGCATCGTCCACGAGATCCCGGAAGCAACGGTCTATGGCGATCCCTCCGGCGATCTGCTCATCGTAGGATGGGGCTCAACCTACGGAGCGACCACGCAGGCAGTCAAGAGCCTCCGCGGGCGCGGCCACCGTGTGTCGGCGCTCCACCTGCGTTACCTGAACCCGATGCCGGCCAACGTTGGCCAGGTGCTGGCGAACTTTGAACGCGTGCTGGTCGCAGAAATGAACCTTGGACAGTTGCTCACGATGCTGCGGGCGCAGTTTCTGGTTGACGCGGTGGGGTTCCATAAGGTCCAGGGCAGGCCATTCAAGGTCTCAGAAATCGTGGTGAAGGCGGAAGAACTTTTAGGCGCGCGTGAACAGGCTGCGCTCTGTACGCACGCGGAAATGGTGTAA
- a CDS encoding CBS domain-containing protein, whose product MGIAASEFEDAYDDVEADEDAEKLCCAILTEPIRGLGFREPICIQSATTVRDATTAMNDAHVGCVLVMEGDRLIGIFTERDLLKKVVGQLDLDSPIGEIMTPNPETMGIDDGIAYALNKMHIGGYRHIPVLDRQGRPVGVVSMRDVVRFIVSLFPAAVLNVPPEPGLAARGLHGG is encoded by the coding sequence ATGGGTATCGCAGCAAGCGAATTTGAGGACGCATACGACGATGTTGAGGCAGACGAAGACGCTGAGAAGCTTTGTTGCGCCATCTTGACGGAACCGATCCGAGGATTGGGATTTCGGGAGCCGATTTGTATTCAGTCTGCTACCACTGTGCGGGATGCGACGACGGCAATGAACGACGCTCACGTCGGCTGTGTGCTGGTGATGGAAGGCGACCGGCTTATCGGAATCTTCACGGAGCGCGACCTCCTGAAGAAGGTAGTCGGCCAGCTCGACCTGGACAGCCCCATCGGAGAGATTATGACGCCGAATCCTGAGACCATGGGGATAGATGACGGCATCGCCTACGCCCTCAACAAGATGCATATCGGCGGCTACCGTCATATCCCGGTGCTCGACCGACAGGGCCGACCGGTAGGCGTCGTATCGATGCGCGACGTCGTCAGATTCATCGTCTCGCTGTTCCCCGCCGCAGTACTCAATGTACCGCCCGAGCCCGGTCTCGCGGCACGAGGGCTCCACGGCGGTTAG
- a CDS encoding 2-oxoacid:ferredoxin oxidoreductase subunit beta, which produces MSQCNIQQAPKLTRKDFISDQDVRWCPGCGDYAILAGIQRVMPELGIPREKIVFVSGIGCSSRFPYYMNTYGFHSIHGRAPAVATGIKITRPDLMVWVVTGDGDGLSIGGNHLIHTMRRNVDLKILLFNNRIYGLTKGQTSPTSEQGMKTKSTPFGALDRPFNPLSVAIGASATFVARSIDIDSPHLQYVLRRAAEHKGTAFVELYQNCNVFNDGTWESVTDKDVRSDRLLVLEHGKPLVFGKERKKGIRMRPDMSPEVVEIDGNTSGLLVHDERRQDEGYHFMLSRLTTPGFPEPIGVLRAVHEPTYEELMTEQARTVIQRQGKGTIEKLLHAGETWVVS; this is translated from the coding sequence ATGTCCCAGTGCAACATCCAACAGGCCCCCAAACTGACACGCAAGGATTTCATCTCGGACCAGGATGTCCGATGGTGCCCCGGCTGTGGCGACTACGCCATCCTGGCCGGCATACAGCGGGTGATGCCGGAACTGGGCATCCCGCGTGAGAAGATTGTCTTCGTCTCCGGAATCGGCTGCTCCTCACGGTTCCCGTACTACATGAACACCTACGGGTTTCACTCGATCCATGGACGGGCACCGGCGGTGGCGACCGGCATTAAGATCACACGCCCCGATCTCATGGTATGGGTCGTCACCGGCGACGGCGATGGCCTGTCGATCGGCGGCAACCATCTCATCCATACGATGCGGCGCAATGTTGACCTGAAGATCCTGCTCTTTAATAACCGTATCTACGGTCTGACCAAGGGCCAGACCTCGCCGACCAGCGAACAGGGCATGAAGACCAAGTCCACGCCGTTTGGGGCGCTCGATCGCCCATTTAATCCGCTTTCGGTGGCCATCGGGGCGTCGGCGACGTTCGTCGCGCGATCGATCGATATCGATAGTCCGCATCTGCAATATGTCCTGCGGCGCGCGGCTGAGCACAAAGGTACGGCCTTCGTTGAGCTGTACCAGAACTGCAACGTCTTCAATGATGGGACATGGGAATCAGTCACCGATAAGGACGTACGGAGCGATCGACTGCTGGTCCTGGAACACGGCAAGCCGTTGGTGTTCGGTAAAGAGCGGAAGAAAGGGATCCGGATGCGTCCCGATATGTCCCCGGAGGTTGTCGAGATTGACGGCAATACCTCAGGGCTGCTCGTTCACGATGAGAGGCGACAAGATGAGGGCTACCACTTCATGTTGTCGCGGCTCACGACCCCGGGGTTCCCGGAGCCGATCGGGGTGCTGCGCGCCGTCCACGAGCCGACCTATGAGGAGTTGATGACCGAGCAAGCCCGCACCGTCATCCAGCGACAGGGCAAAGGTACCATCGAGAAGCTCCTGCATGCCGGGGAGACGTGGGTAGTGTCGTAA
- the treY gene encoding malto-oligosyltrehalose synthase — MADACFADEIFDGIPRVLPVNKRVPVATYRLQFQPVFTFDDAKQLVPYLHELGISDCYVSPILQAASSNLHGYDISHHNLLNPELGAERGFNEFVRELKRYGMGLILDWVPNHMGISGNTNAWWLDVLENGPSSPHARLFDIDWTPVKAELTNRVLLPILGDQYGKVLENQELLLAFQEGAFSVWYQHRRLPIDPGQYIQILQHRFDPLANLLDGENVYFLELQSIITALGHLPSTTDTDPEKVIERQREKEIIKKRLAKLSNECEDVRRFIEENVRIFNGKKEDPRSFDLLDTLLAAQVYRVAFWRVAGEEINYRRFFDINELAAIRMENPDVFHATHTLIFRLIGEGKVTGLRIDHPDGLYEPTEYFRRLQRGVFLAACRYLFESSLQSKGSDWKTAEEQLLKRYDEEFAKDPQSPLRRAFYIIAEKILTRGERLPDSWAVDGTTGYDFLNQLNGIFVDGSNGKSLEDVYSRFTNLKINVQHLAYEKKKLIMQASMSSEINVLGHQLNRISEKNRLSRDFTLYSLTDALREIIACFPVYRTYVCPGDVSISDGDRISIYRAVAKAKRRNPTTNVSIFDFIRDILCLRFPEYLGPQDQLEARDFVMKFQQCTGPVMAKGVEDTAFYIYNRLLSINEVGGDPEEFGVSLTAFHKGNSQRREAWPYSLLTTSTHDTKRSEDVRARINVLSEIPSEWKACLSRWRKLNKKKKLLVDDQLVPDRNDEYLLYQSLLGAWPLEPMDQMAYRAFKERIHGYMEKATKEAKVNTSWVNPSKAYDDAVRTFADSILDDSQPNPFLDDFTLFQRRVATYGIYNSISQLFLKLTSPGIADIYQGNEIWDFSLVDPDNRRLVDYEVRRLMLKTLKDRISRPDRDLVGLAREFLKNKEDGRIKLFVTYLTLHYRRDHPALFLEGAYLPCEGRGSKKDHICAFARKSGEQFVLIVVPRLFIRLLQPTTAEIISRVPRMIATTFFSGFSQTPEELPIGDGVWGDSTVVLPDGRADQRYCNVLTGEAVAALKHDGEVVLPLSRVFASFPVALLERSM, encoded by the coding sequence ATGGCTGATGCCTGTTTCGCCGATGAGATCTTTGACGGCATCCCGCGAGTCCTTCCTGTCAATAAAAGGGTGCCGGTAGCTACCTACCGCCTTCAATTTCAACCGGTCTTCACCTTCGATGATGCCAAGCAGTTGGTGCCCTATCTCCATGAATTAGGGATCAGTGACTGCTACGTCTCACCCATCCTTCAGGCAGCTTCCAGTAACTTGCACGGATATGACATTTCTCACCACAATCTCTTGAACCCGGAACTTGGCGCAGAGAGAGGGTTCAATGAGTTTGTGCGGGAGCTGAAGAGGTATGGGATGGGCCTGATCCTCGATTGGGTGCCCAATCACATGGGGATTTCGGGCAATACCAATGCCTGGTGGCTGGATGTTCTGGAAAATGGTCCCAGCTCTCCGCACGCGCGGCTTTTTGACATCGACTGGACCCCGGTGAAGGCCGAGCTGACGAACAGGGTGTTGCTTCCCATCCTTGGCGATCAATACGGCAAGGTCCTGGAGAATCAGGAACTCCTCTTAGCCTTTCAGGAGGGGGCGTTCTCTGTGTGGTATCAACATCGAAGATTGCCGATAGATCCCGGCCAGTACATCCAGATCCTCCAACATCGCTTCGATCCGCTCGCCAATCTTCTTGATGGAGAAAACGTCTACTTCCTGGAACTCCAAAGCATCATCACGGCGCTAGGCCATTTGCCTTCCACAACGGACACCGATCCCGAGAAGGTCATCGAGAGGCAGCGCGAAAAAGAAATCATCAAAAAACGACTCGCCAAGCTTTCCAATGAATGTGAAGATGTGAGGCGATTCATTGAGGAGAATGTCAGAATCTTCAATGGAAAAAAGGAGGATCCCCGAAGCTTTGATCTGTTAGACACCCTTCTGGCTGCTCAGGTCTACCGTGTGGCCTTCTGGCGTGTCGCCGGCGAGGAGATCAACTATCGCCGATTCTTCGACATCAATGAGCTTGCCGCTATCAGAATGGAAAACCCCGATGTGTTTCACGCGACCCATACCCTGATCTTTCGGCTGATTGGTGAAGGGAAGGTCACTGGTCTCAGAATCGACCACCCCGATGGTCTGTACGAACCTACTGAGTATTTCCGTCGATTGCAGCGCGGCGTGTTTCTAGCGGCATGTCGATATCTTTTTGAGTCCAGCCTGCAATCCAAGGGGAGCGACTGGAAGACGGCAGAAGAACAACTGCTGAAGCGGTATGATGAGGAGTTCGCGAAAGATCCTCAGTCGCCCCTCAGGCGCGCTTTCTACATCATCGCCGAGAAGATCCTGACGAGGGGAGAAAGGCTCCCGGACAGTTGGGCCGTTGATGGGACTACCGGTTACGACTTTCTGAACCAACTGAACGGTATCTTCGTGGACGGCTCTAATGGAAAGAGCCTCGAAGATGTCTATAGCAGGTTTACAAATCTGAAAATAAATGTTCAGCATCTCGCCTACGAAAAAAAGAAGCTTATCATGCAGGCCTCTATGTCGAGCGAGATCAACGTGCTCGGGCATCAACTGAACCGGATTTCCGAAAAGAACCGGTTGTCCAGAGACTTCACGCTGTACAGCCTCACCGATGCGCTGCGAGAGATTATTGCCTGCTTCCCCGTCTACAGAACCTATGTCTGCCCAGGTGACGTGAGTATCTCCGATGGAGATCGTATCTCGATCTATCGCGCTGTGGCGAAGGCTAAAAGGCGTAATCCCACAACTAATGTCTCTATATTCGACTTCATTCGCGATATCCTCTGCTTGAGGTTCCCCGAGTACCTGGGACCGCAAGATCAGCTTGAGGCGAGGGACTTCGTCATGAAATTTCAACAATGCACGGGCCCGGTCATGGCGAAGGGAGTAGAAGACACAGCGTTCTATATCTACAATCGCCTGTTGTCCATCAACGAAGTAGGGGGGGATCCCGAGGAATTCGGGGTGTCGCTCACAGCCTTCCACAAGGGGAATTCGCAGCGGCGCGAGGCGTGGCCCTACTCACTGCTCACGACATCCACTCACGATACCAAGCGCAGCGAAGATGTTCGGGCCAGGATCAATGTCCTTTCCGAGATCCCGAGTGAGTGGAAGGCCTGTCTTAGCCGGTGGCGCAAGCTCAACAAGAAGAAGAAACTCCTTGTCGATGATCAACTGGTGCCGGATCGTAACGACGAGTATCTGCTGTACCAGAGCCTCCTCGGCGCATGGCCCCTCGAGCCGATGGACCAGATGGCCTACAGAGCGTTTAAGGAGCGGATCCATGGTTACATGGAGAAAGCCACCAAAGAGGCAAAGGTCAATACAAGCTGGGTCAATCCCAGCAAGGCGTATGATGATGCGGTTCGGACCTTTGCCGACTCGATCCTGGACGACTCTCAACCCAATCCGTTCCTTGACGATTTTACGTTGTTTCAGCGGCGGGTTGCGACCTACGGGATCTATAACTCCATCAGCCAGCTTTTCCTCAAGTTGACATCCCCAGGGATTGCAGACATCTATCAGGGAAACGAGATCTGGGATTTTAGCCTCGTCGATCCCGATAACCGCAGGCTGGTTGATTACGAGGTTCGGCGACTGATGCTGAAGACCCTGAAAGACCGAATTTCAAGGCCGGATAGGGATCTTGTCGGACTGGCCCGAGAGTTCCTCAAGAATAAGGAGGATGGCAGGATCAAGCTCTTTGTCACGTACCTGACGCTACACTACCGCAGAGATCATCCAGCATTGTTTCTCGAAGGGGCCTATCTGCCCTGTGAAGGCCGCGGAAGCAAGAAGGACCATATCTGTGCTTTTGCACGGAAGAGCGGCGAGCAGTTTGTTCTCATCGTTGTGCCCAGGCTCTTTATAAGGCTCCTTCAACCTACAACAGCGGAGATCATAAGCCGGGTGCCTCGGATGATCGCCACGACGTTCTTTTCAGGATTCTCTCAGACCCCGGAAGAATTGCCGATCGGCGACGGGGTATGGGGTGATTCTACGGTAGTGCTTCCAGATGGGAGGGCCGATCAGCGCTATTGCAATGTCCTGACCGGAGAAGCTGTAGCAGCCCTTAAACACGACGGAGAGGTCGTGCTGCCGCTGAGTCGGGTATTCGCGAGCTTTCCAGTAGCTCTCTTGGAGCGTTCTATGTGA
- the thyX gene encoding FAD-dependent thymidylate synthase: MKQVEPQVFLLARPAIDADGLAAYLQAVGASGWTTDAPSAAEQLIEVAGRACYRSFEPGLNPNVTKVREGSRAYLQNILSIKHGSVLEHANWTFAFFNVSRVLTHELVRHRAGTAISQESLRFVRLTEIPIWMPPEIRDNPEARALFEEAVIKGEEAQRRLAEVLQIDGRPFHEKKVLTSALRRIAPDGVATTLIWTANARTIRWVIESRTAPGAEVEIRSVFGKVAEIMAREAPNLFGDFTPISLPDGTSQWQPEQSKV; this comes from the coding sequence GTGAAGCAGGTAGAACCGCAGGTTTTTCTCCTGGCTAGACCGGCAATTGATGCCGATGGACTCGCCGCTTATCTACAGGCTGTGGGCGCCTCCGGGTGGACGACCGATGCGCCCTCAGCAGCCGAGCAACTGATCGAGGTGGCGGGGCGCGCCTGCTATCGTTCCTTTGAACCCGGTCTCAATCCCAATGTCACCAAGGTTCGGGAGGGAAGCCGTGCCTACCTGCAGAATATCCTGAGCATAAAACATGGCAGCGTCCTGGAGCACGCCAACTGGACTTTCGCATTCTTCAATGTCAGTCGTGTCTTAACCCATGAGTTAGTCAGGCATCGGGCCGGGACCGCCATCAGCCAGGAAAGCCTACGCTTCGTGCGGTTGACCGAGATTCCAATCTGGATGCCGCCCGAGATCCGTGATAATCCGGAGGCGCGCGCGCTCTTCGAGGAGGCGGTAATCAAGGGTGAAGAGGCACAACGACGATTAGCGGAGGTCTTGCAGATCGATGGGAGACCATTTCACGAGAAGAAGGTCCTTACCTCTGCGCTCCGGCGGATCGCCCCCGATGGGGTCGCTACCACCCTCATCTGGACGGCGAATGCCCGAACTATTCGATGGGTGATCGAGTCCAGAACCGCGCCAGGGGCCGAAGTAGAGATCCGAAGCGTCTTCGGGAAGGTGGCCGAGATCATGGCCAGGGAGGCCCCCAACCTCTTCGGGGATTTTACGCCGATCTCCTTACCGGACGGCACCAGCCAGTGGCAACCTGAACAGAGCAAGGTGTAA
- a CDS encoding pentapeptide repeat-containing protein, with product MRIVSWYNSDKIVYESGKTTVRDAVMEAIRKESPLMNADLKNADLRDADLQDAILGGADLRDADLRGVNLRGANLRDANLAGANLAGANLRDANLAGTNLAGANLGDADLFHVKFWGRGGSTKIKKVQIESFLTALGITVEE from the coding sequence ATGAGAATTGTTTCTTGGTATAATAGTGATAAAATTGTTTACGAATCAGGGAAAACGACAGTTCGTGATGCCGTAATGGAAGCAATCAGAAAAGAATCTCCGCTCATGAACGCCGACCTCAAGAACGCCGACCTCAGGGATGCCGATCTCCAGGATGCCATCCTCGGTGGCGCCGATCTGAGGGATGCCGACCTGAGGGGCGTGAATCTCCGTGGCGCCAATCTCCGGGACGCCAATCTCGCGGGCGCCAATCTCGCGGGCGCCAATCTCCGGGACGCGAATCTCGCGGGCACCAATCTCGCGGGCGCTAACCTGGGGGATGCCGACCTTTTTCACGTAAAGTTTTGGGGTCGTGGCGGGTCAACAAAAATTAAGAAAGTACAAATCGAATCGTTCTTGACAGCACTAGGAATCACTGTCGAAGAATAA
- a CDS encoding DUF2249 domain-containing protein codes for MSENYAATVDARVLPVPQKHPTIFRAFDGLSVGETMLLVNDHDPKPLYYTFAAERTGEFEWRYLEAGPEVWQVSIRRIAASTGQQAPSEGHSCGGGHHAHHEHHEHHGHQHAAHAGSPTQILKDEHTLILQALDGLERKLIALEAGAAPDRTYFEKAVKFIRTFADDCHHGKEEDLLFKTMVDRGFPLQGGPIAVMLSEHETGRAYVHQMAEAAAGIGQDPAAAGKIVRNGRAYIQLLRPHIDKENMILYPMADNMLSSEDQAYLGEAFEHFETEKIGADVHEAMMTLQEELKAGA; via the coding sequence ATGTCAGAGAACTATGCAGCAACCGTAGATGCCCGTGTCCTGCCGGTTCCGCAGAAGCACCCGACCATCTTCCGCGCCTTCGACGGGCTTTCGGTTGGGGAGACCATGCTCCTGGTCAACGACCATGACCCCAAGCCGCTCTATTACACCTTTGCCGCGGAGCGGACCGGGGAGTTTGAGTGGCGCTATCTGGAGGCCGGTCCCGAAGTATGGCAGGTATCGATCCGTCGGATTGCGGCCTCCACAGGTCAGCAGGCGCCTAGCGAAGGACATAGCTGTGGTGGTGGACACCACGCGCATCATGAACATCATGAACACCACGGGCATCAGCATGCTGCGCATGCCGGTTCCCCGACCCAGATCCTCAAGGACGAGCATACCCTGATCCTTCAGGCGTTGGACGGGCTGGAGCGAAAGCTTATCGCGCTTGAGGCGGGCGCCGCTCCGGATCGGACCTATTTCGAGAAGGCGGTCAAATTTATTCGGACCTTTGCCGACGATTGTCATCACGGTAAGGAGGAAGATCTGCTGTTCAAGACTATGGTAGACCGGGGCTTCCCGCTACAAGGGGGACCTATCGCGGTCATGTTGTCTGAACACGAAACCGGCCGCGCCTACGTCCATCAGATGGCTGAAGCTGCGGCAGGCATCGGACAGGATCCGGCCGCAGCGGGGAAGATCGTCCGGAACGGGCGTGCCTACATCCAGCTTCTGCGGCCCCATATCGATAAGGAGAACATGATCCTGTATCCGATGGCGGACAATATGTTGAGTTCGGAGGATCAGGCCTACCTGGGAGAGGCGTTTGAGCACTTTGAGACTGAGAAGATCGGCGCGGACGTTCATGAGGCGATGATGACACTGCAGGAGGAGTTGAAGGCAGGTGCCTAA
- a CDS encoding NTP transferase domain-containing protein, with the protein MHTTTDRLWGIILAGGEGRRLQRFIRLHWGSKRPKQYCTLIGGQSMLRHTLARAERIIPPERLLTIVTRRHLGYAREELYDRPPATVIIQPCNRETGPGILLPLLHIHQRDPDAIVALLPSDHFIVEEERFMAAVEGAASFVTSSSRYLVLLGVEPDRPETEYGWIEAGDGLEHHWGGDLYRVKSFWEKPHVKTAKALYRNGCLWNTLVLVGRAWMLMMLFQTLTPELYVRLQRIRPVLGGRGEAEALKDIYRWLPSVNFSRAILARSAHCLGVLRVKGVYWSDWGNPEQVRMDVARFAPGSDHETSLSGNGLSLSAGRRP; encoded by the coding sequence ATGCATACAACAACCGATCGTCTCTGGGGCATTATCCTTGCCGGCGGTGAGGGGCGCCGGCTTCAGCGCTTCATCCGACTGCACTGGGGCTCAAAGCGCCCGAAACAGTACTGCACCCTCATCGGCGGCCAGTCGATGCTCCGTCACACGCTCGCCCGGGCCGAGCGAATCATCCCGCCCGAACGCCTTCTCACCATCGTGACCCGACGCCATCTGGGCTACGCCCGTGAGGAGCTGTATGATCGCCCGCCGGCCACCGTCATCATCCAGCCCTGCAACCGGGAGACAGGCCCTGGCATCCTGCTGCCGCTACTCCACATCCACCAGCGCGATCCGGATGCGATTGTCGCCCTCTTGCCTTCGGACCACTTCATTGTCGAGGAGGAGCGGTTCATGGCGGCTGTGGAGGGGGCTGCTTCCTTCGTCACGTCGTCCTCCAGGTATCTCGTCCTGCTAGGGGTCGAACCCGATCGGCCAGAAACCGAGTACGGTTGGATCGAGGCTGGGGACGGGCTGGAGCACCACTGGGGAGGAGATCTCTACCGCGTAAAGTCGTTTTGGGAGAAGCCACACGTCAAAACAGCCAAGGCACTCTACCGCAACGGGTGTCTGTGGAATACGCTGGTCCTTGTCGGCCGAGCCTGGATGCTTATGATGCTGTTTCAAACACTGACGCCGGAGCTTTATGTCCGCTTACAACGGATCCGGCCCGTGCTTGGTGGGCGCGGAGAGGCCGAGGCTCTCAAGGACATCTACAGATGGCTTCCCTCGGTGAACTTCTCGCGGGCGATTCTGGCGCGGAGCGCCCACTGCCTCGGAGTTCTCAGGGTGAAGGGGGTGTATTGGAGCGATTGGGGAAATCCGGAGCAGGTCCGAATGGACGTCGCCCGCTTTGCTCCTGGAAGCGATCATGAAACCAGTCTGAGCGGGAATGGCCTCTCACTCAGCGCTGGGCGAAGACCCTGA